DNA sequence from the Lycium barbarum isolate Lr01 chromosome 5, ASM1917538v2, whole genome shotgun sequence genome:
attattgacttaatgagatactttgaaaattacatgaatattgtttgattttttaataggaggtgcactttttttttacattattaatttgcactattttttttaatattagttcttatttaatatatatggagcccacaattttttttaaatatatatgagactcataattttttttaaatattaattattatttttttactattaagaagaggggcccacaatttattttgttgttgtttctactattaagaagaggggCCCACCGGACGACGAAAGTGAGCCTCAACTGCCTCTTCTTAATTGTAAAAAAATACTACTACTAGTACCACACGTTTAATCTTTCTAAGGAAGACAAACCAAATTTTATACGATTCATAGAGTCATTAAACAAATTACACAATAGCATGATCATTCTTCTCTTCATTCAAGGGCAGGGAAACATACTCGCTTCCAGTTTCCAAGGGCAAATTTTCATCGTTCAAGTCCTTACAATACATATACAACACCGTGTTTGCCATAAGATACTGATTCATCAGCACATATCCGAACACTATAGCGAGCGCAGTCTGCAGGATCACCCCGAAACTCCTCCACTGGTTACCCTTCGCTGCACCCAAACTGACTAAAAACAAGGCACCACCAACCACCATTACTACAATCACAAGCCCGTAATACATATGTATCCAAAAAGCTACCCATCTCTTCCCCTTCACCAACTTTGCACTTCTCCTCAGTGTTTCGTAACCCCATTTTGATTCAATCACTGCTATGGCATAAGCTAATGACCAGTTTACCTGTAGCCAAACCAGAACTGGTACGAGCACTATCAACGTGGGAATAACCAAGAACAACAAGTGATTCGAGTCATATTTGAGTTCAATTAGTCCGAGAACTTGAAGAATTTGGACTAAGAAAACAAAGACTAGGGAGAAAAGGAGAGTGATTGAAATGAAGATGGTTTGCGATACGATAAAGGTGGAAAGAAGGGGGAAGAAGGAATTTCTAATAGATTTAATAGACAAAACAAGGTTGATAGGTCTATCATGGTATGCTTGAACCGTGCTATATATAGTTGTGGCTACGGCACAGAGGAAAAACAGGACCAAAAACAGAATGTACACTATGAGTACAATAATTTCGAATTTGGAAAGTGAAAAACTTGTGAAAACATTATCGGGATGAAAGAGGGCAAGGTGGAAACAAGGATATACAACTAGAGTGAAAAAGATAGGTAAGAGAAAGAGGATTGAAATTGCATGAAAATGGCCAAAATTAGCTTTGAATATGTTCCTCGTTGATATAATTATGTCTCTCCATAGGCTACGATTTTCTGTTGGAGCAGACATTATAGTATGATGTTGTGAAATGGAAAAATTCATATTTTATAAGGTTCTGAAGTCATGCCTTTTAATTTCTTCTTTGACTAGCTATGAGCTCAAGAAACATTCAATCAAATAAATTTTCAACACGCTTAATAATAATAACGAGTAATAATTTTCAACAGTGGCGTTGGAAGTTGCTTCTTTTCACTAAAGTCTGATAGTAACGTTTTGTCCCGATCTTAAAACCGAAGTTCCAATGTAATCTTTTTAAATTTAACTTATCTTGAAAAATAATTATTAATATTTAGAAAATCCAGAAAGAATTATGTAGTGTGTTTCCCTATGATCATGGTGGGCGACCAACTTGCGCAATTCGACTTCTTTCACAGGATACCTGTTACTTTTCACCAACATAAGTATCATATAACTTTGTTTATCAAGACTTAGAcaagaaataatattttttatttcaatttcACCCTTATTACTCGAATCAATGCCCttgaaagaattaaaaaaaagagaaatcaaagaataaataacaacgatttagttaaataaatcttataaagATGCTTTCTTAAAGGGTTGGCAAGAGGTTTATGAAGTGACAAGTAAATCAGACATGAGGGATCGTGTCTAGTAGGTAATtagtttcatttattattttcagTTACATGTACTTCTTTTTTATGCCACATGATACTATATTTTTTCTATTGTTAGTTTGTAGTAGTTAAACTTACTTGGTTCGCCTTAATTTATGTGAAGGtattactatttggggagtcAAACGGTCTTTTCTTTGATTGTAATTCTCTCAAAtcgttttttaaatatttttaatcaTTAACTATGTTGACTTGTAGTATCTttcgtagttttcaaatatataaattttgttttttaaaacatTAGAAAAATTTGTACAGATGTCATAGTCAAAATTAAGTATtttgaccctcgtactccgaGAAACTACTATTAATAATTTTTCATATATAAGACATATGAGGGCTTAAAGAAAGAATATTCTTATTTATGTCAATATTAAATTTTCTCCTCTTAAAGTCATGAAAGTGAATAGATATGTCAAGTCATGTACCATATTTTTTCATAGTGCATGTTGCCTTCGACAGATCGTAGACCTCAAAGAAGATTCAAAGAAATTGCATAGGAAGCTGAAGAAGACACGAAGAAGTTCACCTCCAATTTGTATCCTTTTTATCTCGTGTAATCTTTTCTAATAGAGGTACAACTCAACCAATTGCAAATgctgttgttgttatattgtggtTAGGGCAGCAAGGAACTCAAATTTACATATTTGATTCGGATGCGTTATCAGTTTTCATCTTAATTAAGTACCATATTGAGGAAACTATTAATAGAGTACTAAAGAATTCACAAATGTATTTTTCTCATCGCTTAGCTAGAGAATTTGAATATTACTACATTCTTCCATTCCTTGGGAAAAATGACCTAATAGTTTGTTGTCGTCATGAAGGTGAAATAGAATGGGGGAAATTGTGGTTATCAAAAATTAATATCCTTTGTTGAAATTTAGGGAAGAAATTATTAGAGCTCATATCTTGAAAGCAGGTCGTGGTTAGATGTCTAATTTTCTGGACAGTAATCATGATAGTATTTTGTACCGAAATACTCACTAACTCCTTCAAAGTAAGAGGCAAAAAGTTCGAAACGCGTTGCTATATGTAAAGTaatatctatatattattaaaaagaggatagttttAGGACAAAAATTAGTTAGTTAGATAATAGATAGTTAATAGTTAGttacaaaatgaaaaaaagggacTGTTGCGAATTTGATTTACGGACAGTTTTTATTTGAATGTGTATCAAACCACAAAGATACATAGAAGAAGACTTAGAAACCACCTACTCCACTTCTCCCATTCCCGAGTGAATTTGTTCCTCGAAGATAGAACTAACATTTCTGCAAGAACTAGAAAGTCGGAAGAAGTGGGTAAGTGGTCATAAGATTTTCAAATGgggggcctttttttttttgaactaatACATTTTCTTTCTAAAAGCAAACACAGAGAACCTAAAAAAGTGCACCTTCCTCCAACATGAATCTCACGTCCCAATTTAGCAGCCTAACTGCTTCGATTTCACCTCTTTTTCCCTCTGCGACTTTTCAGGGCAAAATTATTAACAAAAACTCTACTAGCATAATTCAGTTTCATATGGGGGAAAAGAGACCATCATCTTCATTGATCGCTCATGTTTTCCCTGTTTCTTGGCTTTCAAAATTCAATTAAAAGAAGGATGTCAACAGTGAACACCTAGAATCAGCAAACATAAAGCGGTAGGCTTGGTGTTAGATGAAATTTTATGTGATTTAAACTATCAAGTATATATTTTCTATTTCATTATAAAATTTTCTTTGTTAAGGAGTTCAATATTATCCTCTTAAGTAATGTTGTTGCAGACGGTAAGGCTCTGAAACATGTTCTTTAATTTTTCAATTACTTTTTTGTGAATTAAATGGGCTAATATTATATTGATCTTCTATCACAGTGCAAGTCACATTATCAGAATTTTTTGTATGATCCGCTTGATATATATCACGTTATAATTTTTGAAGAGAACTCCTCGGTATATATAAttattatagtttttttttttatttcgctTCACACTTCTCTCGGTGGCCAGGTTTAAGCATGGTTCTCTCAttagtttatttattaattttatcaTTGATTCATCTGTAATAATTCATGAAATTTGAAATACAAGTTTATGCACATAGTTCCAAACTTCGTCTTCGTATTTGTTGCATTTTCTTTACCTCTAATATGGATGGGAAGATTTACTTGATATATTGTTtgcattattgtgtttattgtgATTATGCATAGATAATAAGAAAAGGAGCTTGACTCCTTTTTCTCTGCTTTGCTGattaccttttctgcttcttttttgtttttcaaatttttcgcTTGGATGGTTCCGTGCATCGACAATTCATGCTCCAAGTGTCTCAACAGGTATTAGGTTTGCAATTTTAATTTAGCAATATTAAAAATTTATAACATAATAGTGACAAGTAAATGGCTTATAGATATTATATATCCATTATTAAAAGGAGAAGAAAAGGCATTTACATTAAGCAAAGTGACAATTTAACAAAAACTCACGTGTATCATTAAGACAAAAAGTTAACTATcattataaatttaatttttaaattttgaattgAGAGTGGTTAAATTAATTTATTTATCCATTGAATTAAGATATTTTTTTATGTGACTGCAGTTATTATTTGAATTTGTGTGATTGCAATTATCTTTTTAATTAATTTGAATTAAAACTTTCAGGGGTAACCACGTCACCACTTTAATTTAGTAGAACAGTGCGTGACAGATGTTGACGAAATGCCCCAAAGAAATGACGCCTTAATTCTGGCCTTGTAGAAAACAATAAAGGATGCTGATAGCCAATTATATGCTTAAAAGTGACGAGACGAGCATTATAGAGCCTTCGTGCAAGAGAGAGTTGCCGTATTATTTCTCAGTTACAGGGAGAACTGTGCATGTTGCTTTGCTGTTTTAACGCTTGTGGAAATAATGGATGATTAAGGAATAATATTTTCTTTTCCTCCTTAGAATCAAAATGTTAGATCTAAGGTTGGACCATTTCTTTGATGatgtcattttattttatttaatgtaATTTTTTGGTGAATGTTGTAGAAGGCGTTTGGGAGGGAATTGCACATTATCCATAATTAATTCGGCACCATCTATTATACTGCTTTAATTCATAACCTTTAAGATCTCATCTCCTTTCTCTGTGATATATGAGCAGATAATTGTTGGCGATGTGATATACAGTGAAATAAATAGTGCAGTACTTAAAAGAGAGTGGggttatttattttttttattcacAAGTTGTGCAACTAATAACATTACTGCTCAAAGAGAGTGGGTAGAAGTGATATTTTTTGCTACAGAATTTGATCTCGAGGCAGAAGAGTATGTTCCACTTTCTAAAGGAGAGGTTCacaaaaagaaagagatagtccagGTTACTCTCATAGGTATGAAATGCACTTCAAGATAGATGATTTAAAGATTGTTTTCTCTGTGAACTTCAAATTTTGAAGAGTGAAATTCTAGATACCTATTGGAGGAGTCATGTTATGGAACCTTAGATAAGATATAACAATGGCCAAGAATTACTCCTCCCAGATGATAATGAGTAACTGGAAAAATGGTTAGTGTATTTTATAACAAATGACATAGTCAACGGAAAAGGAGGGAATCTCCAAGTATCTCCATTTTTTGCTTTTACAAATAGATCAATACCTAAATGGCCTTTTAGGAAATTCATTACAAGGGACATGAAGGAATTCGTAAATAATTGCACTTttggattaattattaatgataaaaatctGTGATAGTTTGCTGGAATCATTActgtaacccaaaaaaaaaagaggggggggggggggggggggctacttctcctaaatttttcttttttcttgcatGTATCTATCAAGTAAAATTAATGTTTTGTCGGGATAAGCTAAACTAAATTCATAAATGTTAGGATGATATTATTTTTTGTTACTATTTTGAGTAAATTACTTCTTTTGTATTAAATAAATTCCTAATAGGTGCTAAAGTGAAGATCATACATTGTTTAATTTAAATGGTCATCCGGAGATGAACGTAAAGTTTGAAATCTCTTTACATATTAACCATCAAAATTTGATCACGTATTAGAAAAAGTGTGGGTTAATATTATATAATTTTGTACTTAAGTTTATGTAATTTTATCTTAGAATGATACTTTGACCTTGATTTATGTTAAATCAATTGATGAAAGGTGCCTGATGTCATTTCCTAAATATGTAACATATGATCTTTAGCCTCATATTTTTTTCTCTTATATCGTAAAGTCAGTATTCGAATTTCTTCTACTTTCAATTTAAATAATATGTAATGTTAAATTTGTTGCCGTCTTTCCTGGAATTGAGGTGAGGAGACACAAATTTTTTTGTTCTTCAGCTAGCTTTGTGGCAGCTTCGTCACTTTCGTCACCCCTGATAATTGAGGTATTTGAAAGCTCTAATAATGGTAATTCAAGTAAGTTGGTCGATTTACTTGATCAACTATTATGATATTGACCCTTGGAGTATAAAAGATTGTGTTTTGTTTGAAGAAACGATTAGTAATGAAGCACTAGAAGCTACATGTACCATAGAAAATGTTAGTCTACAATAAGATTGATCCTAAAAAAATGAGAATATAAAATCTGCAATATCTCACACATGGTTCATATATATTTGTTTCTATTATCTCTCTccgcctttttttttctttgaaacgatccgcgcatcgcgcgggtacgtatactagtGTATATGTAAAAAGAAACATGTACATGTAGAATCAAGGGGTTTCAACTGAATTCCGTTCGTCGGAAAATACAATGTATAAATAAGGCCAAAACGAATATCTTTTATTATATTTAAACTGTTAATCCTTTTTGACATGATAGAAGATTCAAATGCTCTTTTGCCTCCATTATTGGGTGTGGACTTTTACGGAATGTATCATACCATATTAAGAGATACGTATTCGTTGCCAAATTCGTCTCCAATCTCAAAGGGCAATGTTTCATCATTCAAGTCCTTGCAATACATATACAACACCGCGTTCCCCATGAGATACTGATTCATCATCACATATCCCATCACTGAACTCTCCAACATCTGCAACATTTGCTCACCCTTTGCTGTACCCATGGTGACTAAATACATGGAACTACCACCCACCGTTTCCACCATCACAAGGTAAAACAACATCACCGATAAAGCTACCGATCTCATCCCCTTTACTAAATGTGCACTTCTTCTCAGTGTTTCGAAACCCCATTTGGATTCAACCACTGCTACCACATAAGCTAATGACCAGTTTACCTGTAGCCATATCAGAACTGGTACGAGCACAATTAACGCGAATACCAAAAATAAGAAGTGATTCAGGTCATATTTGAGTTCAACTAGTCCAAGAGTTTGAAGAGTTTGGGATAACAGCACCAAAACTAGCGCGAAAAGGAGAGTGATCGAAATGAAAATGGTTTGCGATACGATAAAGGTAGAGAGAAGAGGGAAGAAGGAATTTCTGATAGATTTAATAGACGAAACAAGGTTGATATGTCTACCATAGGATGCATGAACCGTGCTATATGTAATTGTAGCTACGTCACAAAGGAAAAACAGGAACACAAAGAAAGTAAACATTAGGAGTAAGAATATTTCGAAATTGGAAACGAAAAAGTGGGAAAGTTGAGGTTGAGTGAAAGTGGTGAAATCGTAGTCAGGATGAAAGACGGCAAGGTGGAAATAAGGATATACGACGAGAGTGAAAAAGATAGGCAAGACGAAGAGGATTGAAAGGACACGAAAATGGCCAGAATTAACTCCTTTTATGCGGCCAGTTGATTGAAGGATCTCTAGCCATAGGCTACGAGTTTCTGTAGAAGCAGACATTGGAGGTGAATGATGACGCGAGCAAAGATCAAGAAGAAGATGATTGTTGTCAAATGGAAAATGAAGGAAACAATATGAGATATACCTCCTTTTACTTTTGGTGCATCTTTTGTAGTAGTAGTAGTTCTCATTAGCATGTCAACAACTCAGAAGTGGAGCATTTTGTTTGACTATTTGCTTAAAGAACATTCAAATAAATAATTTTCAACAGGGGAATTGGAAGTTTTTTCATTTGACCAGGTCGTGATACTAATGTTTGATCACCACGGAAGAAGGATGTAATGGGATGATtgagaccaccaatttgagggacaaaaattaaagatcaccccaaaataagggcattcctgcgaattgcccgccCTATATCCAAACTTGAATTGTACTAGTTTGGAAGCAACAAACTAATTAAAAGTTAAATTTAACTAATATCCACTGATGCTGCAAAAAAGATTTACACTATCATCATGTATATTTATTGTAGCAGGTAATGTTTTTTAAGATGATCACATATCTCACTTTTATGAGAGATAATATGTAAATACCTTTTGGTAACCTAATAATGTAAAAATCTATTACACCATAAGTAATACTATAAGTTAAACTTTTATGAATTTTCCGTGCATATATAATCCATAGAGTTAAAAGCCAATAATACATTAATTTAGCAATTGAGTTGAGATGTCACGACAGTGATGAGATGTCATTCCTTAAAATCAATCTCTTCTGATTAAAGAACGGTGAAATAGATGGAATCCCTccactcttaattagaaattagtctACTTATCCGCGCTTTGCGCGGTTATACAAAAAAAGTAAAATATGATCAACTATTAATACCATAATTTTTTGCAAAAACAAAATTAATATTAACTAATTCTTTATAAGAAGAGAATCAGCATTTACTAATCAAACATCTTTCATGATTCTACCATCTTTTCATAATTCTTTTAATTGTTTATATAacttttttaatagaaaaaaattgGGAAAACATGTAAATAACTCGTTTATCTTTTTAATATAACATCTAAACAAAGTTCTTCTCACGTACAATCACATAATTGAGATTTGAGGCAATCTGCTCTTTCTTCtctctttcatttttctttttttatattcctTCATTTTGTCTTTCTTCCCGTTAAATATGGACTTTAAATAGCGGAAGGGGAAAAATAAGTTTTAAGCCAAATTGAGAAGGaaaaagcaacaaaaaaaaagtgaaaagaaaaatatttatcTTGGCCAAAAAAGAGGTGCCAAGTCACCTAGATCGTTACCAGAATTAAGGATCGATAAATAAATATATGAAATAAGGAGCAATCCTATAATGGAACTTagaatcactcatcttttctagTACTAAAAAGGAAATGATCATAAACAGTATATATTTGGGATAATTATACAATAATCATATATTATGATTATAATTAAAAAAGATTCATTGTGCGTTGAGACAATAAAACTAATGTTTGAAATAAAATCACACAAATCTCATCAAATAGGTACTAATTCATACAGTAATGTCATTAACAAAAATtaaaaagcaaaaaaagaaaaagagtaaaagagtaaaaacataaataaatattttggccACATTACCTCCTAAAACATATTACATAGATAAGAAGAGGATGGTATTGGTCTTGACCGCAAGGTTGCTTTCCGCGTTATTAGCAGGGGCGGAACCAGCATACGACTTGCGGGTTCGGCCCAACTCAGTAACTTTGGTTCAAATCCTGTAGTTGTCTTGAAAAGTTTATTGAATAGGTATAAATTGTTACtttagaacccagtaacttaAACGAATTAGCATCCCGAATCCACAAgcttcaaattctggctccgcctctgATCATTAGTTAAGTTTCCCCATAAATAGGCATTTGTTATTTTCCTCCTTCGTAATTTCCTTTGGTCTGTGCAACCAGATAAGATCTGCTAATTGGCTTATGAGAAACCTCTTTGATTTTCTTCTTCTAACCTTTCTCATTTTCTTTATCCTTATCAACGTTCCAAAACTGGTAAAGCTAATAATATAACATAGAAAATGTCCGTTAGAGTGCTGCTACAGTTATCAAAATGGAATATAGTTTATAGACAATGAAAAAGAGTTTCTGTCACTTTGCTGGCACTTAATTTGCCTAAATCTACATTAATACatattaagaaatattaattataGGGAAGGTGATGACCAAAATATTTAGAAATATTTGGAGTTAATTCGTTTTTAGAAATATTTGGAGGCAATCTGTTTACTTTTAGCTCTCCAATGAAAATGAAAGGATTGGAAACTGAAACACTTCATGCATACCCTTTAATGTCTTCCATTTTAATTGAGCAATAAATGTAGACAATTATTATAGAATTTCTTATAGAGTAACTTTATTTTTCAGCAAATATTTTAAgggaaaaatgagaaaaaaatgtcaaaaaaaaggagaaaaaagataaatgtcaattcTGGCCATAGAGAAGTGTcgcatcaccttatctatgcctagttttatattatatatagatatagatttctTGTTCGATACTGAAAATAGAGAAACTCTTAGTAGGGAAAGCTTCCCTCTTTAGTGAGTCTTCCACAACACTAATCTTGATGAGTCACTTAATAAATTTTGAAAACCGGATAATTAAACCAATCTCTTGATACTTAGGTACATCTAATAATTAAGTAAAGTAAAATCTCTCTCCTATGTGATTCTTTATGAAGATCTCAATCTGCAATGTGTTATAAtatatagatggtgatagtttagATAGAAAAATAATTTGGGTGTGAAACTCGAAAAAAATATATGATAATTTAGATGTGTTTTTGACCGTTCAATCTTGAACTTCAAGTTATGTGATACAACAAGTGTGTTGACAATTTGACATGATATATTAAAAAGATGACTTTTACTCGCTAATTAATGCAAAATTTACCATATTGCACATAGATTTGATATTCACAATATAATTCAGAATGTAAAATTTCACATTGCTATTTATTTATAGGTTGTCCTTAATTCGTAGCCCCTTAATTTTGTATTCGTTGCACATGATTCATTGACTTtataactatatagaagcatgggtttaagGTGGGGATCGTCGACATGTGCCTAAATTGTAATTACAATGAAATGTAATGACATTTTGACATTTAGTCTTTTCACCCTTTTGGTTAACCCatattcgcagaattgcccttcttttggggtgatctttaaattttgcccctcatatttgaaatctttaaattttgtccttcggctaaaatccaagggtttcaggttcgaacccacacacagtcaaaatttttaaaaaaaattcgcaaggcagagtttaaatttcgctatgcccccaccggcatacacttgtgaaggaattaccaaagttatgccggacccggcatacttatgccttatgggccaccccaaaagaagggctaTGATAATTTAGATGTGTTTTTGACCGTTCAATCTTGAACTTCAAGTTATGTGATACAACAAGTGTGTTGACAATTTGACATGatatatgaggggcaaaatttaaagaccacctcaaaagaagggcaatccgcgcaaaaaaatgtcaTGCCCTCTCCCACCTCCCCTAATCAATTTTGAACTTATTCACGTGGACCCCACGTGGACCATCCCTTAGCCAAACAATTTCTCACCTCTACGTATTTTGGCCAGATCTTAACAAGCAATTTTCTCTTTGAATTATGTGACTAAATTTTTTTAATACCGTGTGCATTAATTAAAATTTCCTTACATTTATTGAATATTTTCATTTGTTGAAAGCACCAAAAAGGCCAGATACCTTTTTCGCTCTGGTGGCATTAAATTTTATGCACTTAAAAATACtttaaaatatagttaactacTAGTATAattattcttttaaattaaattcAATAGTGAGCTATAATGAAGAAAATTGTATTACACCCTATCCAACATCTCAATCATGTTAAATAAGAATAAGAAAGAGCTGACAAGGATCACCTTACTAATTTACCAATTTTAAATATTTACTTATCAAATGTTATTTTAAGGTCAATTTTTCATGTCAATTTGATCAACTTCTAGAGCAAATGAGGAATAAATTTACTTTTATATGACTTAATAAATGTTTCATTAAAAACAAAATATCCTACAAACCTAATACCTTATAAACTGTACAACATATTTATTTTGAAAGATGAAATATTTTCTTTCAACAATTTGAGAAAAATATAATGAATTAGGCCCATAATAGTAATATGAAAAAATTGAAATGATTAGTAGTGTGCTTCAATATTTTTACAATGATAGGATCCAAATATTGTATTAGGATAAAGTTTTAAATTTGTATTAGACAAATTCCCTAATAGTTTAAAGgataggagacaattgcaaaaaaaaaaaggacatttaaataatgatactAAGTTCAGAAATTGGTAAAGGtatgcttagagaaaatttaatgaagagaaattcaggaaaaaagacATAACgattaaattgaacacaaaaaccgccaaagaagtcataaaaccaaaagatttaaatcTTAAACctttgggtaaggataaaaatgcactaattttagacacatatgtctcacacaaataatgaggaataacatcaagaagacgaaatataaacggccaagaaatatatacacatattttcttaaaatgatgaagttggtctatacttaataATTTAAGACTACAACATCTGCTAACGCATGAAAACGTTTTTCAGtattgttgagtagaaagagatgatggcatgaaactcagtaagagaaggtgtatttcaaatctttcaattagAGAACCAAACCAGGAGGTCATATTCaggagaagcggactaagtaaaataatttattgataatttcagttaattgaattataatactttctataataaaaattccacaatcatattactaaaaggtactctctctattctaatttatgtgatatagtttgactagacatgaagtttaaaaaataaaggaaaatctttgaaacttgtagcctaaaacaagtcatagatatgtGTGTGGacgtaaatcatctcattaaaggtaaaaagagaagtttcaagttaaataatttctca
Encoded proteins:
- the LOC132639952 gene encoding uncharacterized protein LOC132639952, producing MSASTETRSLWLEILQSTGRIKGVNSGHFRVLSILFVLPIFFTLVVYPYFHLAVFHPDYDFTTFTQPQLSHFFVSNFEIFLLLMFTFFVFLFFLCDVATITYSTVHASYGRHINLVSSIKSIRNSFFPLLSTFIVSQTIFISITLLFALVLVLLSQTLQTLGLVELKYDLNHFLFLVFALIVLVPVLIWLQVNWSLAYVVAVVESKWGFETLRRSAHLVKGMRSVALSVMLFYLVMVETVGGSSMYLVTMGTAKGEQMLQMLESSVMGYVMMNQYLMGNAVLYMYCKDLNDETLPFEIGDEFGNEYVSLNMV
- the LOC132642021 gene encoding uncharacterized protein LOC132642021 codes for the protein MNFSISQHHTIMSAPTENRSLWRDIIISTRNIFKANFGHFHAISILFLLPIFFTLVVYPCFHLALFHPDNVFTSFSLSKFEIIVLIVYILFLVLFFLCAVATTIYSTVQAYHDRPINLVLSIKSIRNSFFPLLSTFIVSQTIFISITLLFSLVFVFLVQILQVLGLIELKYDSNHLLFLVIPTLIVLVPVLVWLQVNWSLAYAIAVIESKWGYETLRRSAKLVKGKRWVAFWIHMYYGLVIVVMVVGGALFLVSLGAAKGNQWRSFGVILQTALAIVFGYVLMNQYLMANTVLYMYCKDLNDENLPLETGSEYVSLPLNEEKNDHAIV